AGTTATCACGGTAACTGCACGACCCCGTTCGCCGGGTTCGACGCTGGCTTCGGTGCTCGTCCGACGAGCTATCGAACCGTCGGCGAGTCGCCCGAGTCGTCGAGGTCGTCCAGCAGGAGGACCTCGTCTTCCTCGTCCTCGAGGCGGTCGCGCAGGTCGGTGACGTAGGACTTGTGCTCTTCGAGCTGTTCACGCAGGTGCTCGGCCTCGAGTTCGAGTCTCTCGTGCTCGCGAACGAAGCTCTTTGGCACCTCGACGGTGGGCGGGAACGACTGTTCGTTCTCACTTCGGGCCTCGAGTTCGTCCTCGGGGATGACGGCCACCTGCCCGTCGTGGTCGACCAGGAGATCGACGTAGTCCCGGAAGACGGCGGACAACGAGATGTCGCGCTCCTCGGCGATCTCCTGGAGGGCCGCGAAGGCGTCCTCGTTCACCCGGAACGAGATGGTCTTGTTCTTGTTGCCCATGTCGGTATCGGTGACCTATCGTCGCGCGAGGCACTTAACCGTTTGTCAGACGACCGGTTACGGCACGTAATCGCCGCCCCATTCCGCTTCGTCGGCGATGGGGTGACGATTTCCAGCGTAGGCTCTCGCTCGAGGCGCTGTCAGCAGACCGATCTTCGTCCACAAAAAGGGAATACGACAGGGTGGTGCGATTCGGTCCCGATTCAGGCCGAGGCCTCGACCTCTTCGAGGCTCTCGAGCGCCTGAATCACGTCGCGGCGGTAGTTCTCGACGGGCGAGTCGTACTGCTCGCGGGCCATCTGAGCGTACTCGTTGGTGGGTACCGTCGAGCCGCTCTCGGGAGCCTCCTGCTCGGCTTCCCAGTCCTGGAACGCCTCGACGCGGTCGATGGTCCGTTCGGCGGTTTCGACGACCCAGCGGTCGCGAGTTGCCTCGTCGACGACCGCGATGGACTCGGGTCGGACGGAGACGTTGACGGTGCCGTCGTCGGTCTCGTAGGTGCGCGGCTTGCCGACGATGGCCACGTACGCCGGCGGTTCCGCGTCCCGGAGGGCTGCGGCGGCCTCGGGCTGGTACTGGCCGGCGTAGACGAAGAACGTTCCCGTGGGATCGACGACGCGCCCGCGCCAGTACTCGCTCTCGTCGCCCACGTCCTCGGTTTCGGTGAGCGTACCGACGAAGAACACGCGGTTGGCGCGGTCACCGGTCGGCAACAGGGCGTAGTTCGGGGCGCGCTCGTCGTCGGATTCCTTGAACGCGTACGTCGAGTCGTTGAATTCGGAGGCGAAGACGCGCTTGGCGACCTCGCGGGTGAGTTGTGTCTGAGACATTTACATCGACCTCGCTTTGATCAGCAGTTCCTCGGCGTCGACCGGCCCGTCGAGTTCCTCGACCTCGTCGGCCAGGACGTAGCGGCCGAAGGTCGGCCCCTCGATGCGGTAATAGGTGCCGACGATCCGATCTCGGATCTCGTCGGCGACGACGGTCGTGTCGAGGGCGTCCATTGCCATGTCCTTGGCCTCCTCGAGGCTGATCCCCGTCAGTCCCTCGGTGGCCTCGGCGTCGAAGATGACCTCGTGAGCGTCGAGGCCGTCGTCGACGACCCCCTTGATGCGGAGGTCGAAGTCGCCCTCGACCTCGCCGTGGTCGGGACAGCGCCCGTTCTGGAGGACGTAGGTGCAGTCCTCCTCGGGGCAGCGCTTGATGAGGCCGCTGCCGCTCTGCATATCCACCAGCGCTCCCTCGATTTCGCTGGTGTCGTCGCCGACTTCGATGTCCTCCTCGAGTTCTTCGACGACAGTCGTCGAGTTGAGCTTGACCGAGTACCGGCCCTGGTACTCGTCGGTGACGACGTTGCGGAGGTCGTAGACGCCGCCCTCATCGAGGCTCGGGAGGTCGGATTTGGCCCACTTGGTGAACTTGATGGTGCCCGTCGGGTCGCCCAGGAGGCCGACCTGCGCGACGGAGTCGCTGCGGGGCTCCCAGAGTTCGATGACCTTGGCGGTGAGGTCGATCCACTCTTCGGGTTCGTCGACGTCCTCGATCTGGGCGCGTTCGCTGCCGCCGCTCGAGATGTCCTCGCGCTCGAGGCCGGCCTCGTCGAGGTAGTGCGTCGTCACGGATCGGCGAGCCTCGTCCATGGGGACTTTGTACTCGTCGACCAGCGTGGTGAGTCGCTTCTCGACGTCCTCGACCTCGAGGTCGATGTGGTCTGAAAACTGCGCGTGTATGTCTTCTGCGTGTTGGCGTACGTCGCTCATCGGATCACGCCTCCTCTTGTGTATCCATGGGAGGCATACCGGTGTTCGCGCCCGATCGTATTTAAACTGCCGCCACCGGAGTGAAAGTGGTCCTCGACCGTGTTTGATGCGTCGCGTCGACCGTCTTCGTCCCTTCCCCGGTCGATAAGGAGGCTCGAGTTTCTGTCTCCGGCCAACAGTATATGTGTCCGGCCCACGAACGCTACCCACAATGGCAGATCGGCGTCGACTCGAGCGGTTTCTGCGCTCGAAACTCGAGCAGGCGGGAACCCAGTACGCGGAGGTTCGCCGGTCGGCAGACGGTCAGCTCGAGGAGGCACGGGAGGCC
This region of Natronosalvus halobius genomic DNA includes:
- a CDS encoding replication factor A (Replication protein A protects and stabilize the intermediate ssDNA that is generated by the unwinding action of a DNA helicase at the replication fork. In addition, SSBs prevent the formation of secondary structures by single-stranded template DNA.), translated to MSDVRQHAEDIHAQFSDHIDLEVEDVEKRLTTLVDEYKVPMDEARRSVTTHYLDEAGLEREDISSGGSERAQIEDVDEPEEWIDLTAKVIELWEPRSDSVAQVGLLGDPTGTIKFTKWAKSDLPSLDEGGVYDLRNVVTDEYQGRYSVKLNSTTVVEELEEDIEVGDDTSEIEGALVDMQSGSGLIKRCPEEDCTYVLQNGRCPDHGEVEGDFDLRIKGVVDDGLDAHEVIFDAEATEGLTGISLEEAKDMAMDALDTTVVADEIRDRIVGTYYRIEGPTFGRYVLADEVEELDGPVDAEELLIKARSM
- a CDS encoding RPA family protein; this encodes MSQTQLTREVAKRVFASEFNDSTYAFKESDDERAPNYALLPTGDRANRVFFVGTLTETEDVGDESEYWRGRVVDPTGTFFVYAGQYQPEAAAALRDAEPPAYVAIVGKPRTYETDDGTVNVSVRPESIAVVDEATRDRWVVETAERTIDRVEAFQDWEAEQEAPESGSTVPTNEYAQMAREQYDSPVENYRRDVIQALESLEEVEASA
- a CDS encoding ribbon-helix-helix protein, CopG family, which produces MGNKNKTISFRVNEDAFAALQEIAEERDISLSAVFRDYVDLLVDHDGQVAVIPEDELEARSENEQSFPPTVEVPKSFVREHERLELEAEHLREQLEEHKSYVTDLRDRLEDEEDEVLLLDDLDDSGDSPTVR